A stretch of the Filimonas lacunae genome encodes the following:
- a CDS encoding DUF5984 family protein: protein MALINFKLKHPANIIPWGDAPDTSMDWFGLTDGEYWLDVNKATLYEYTREVLSGNHVNDSCYVDYPIARLLEDWTSIFESIAEPVPDAFYTIAQSNNYLYRFYEAAQNWFDNLSQDPSIDANAHYDSYDKAIEWIYSRTLTAMHLTSGPGISFFRNRNNISIVWKADHLTENNIPVWTAQDGEVAMEYATFIHEIEDFGHRFFTAMDAQVQIAVEKNWGTTQVNKERLIQEQQERRAGFQQKLSILNGQPTKHTEWNVINSMITKMFS, encoded by the coding sequence ATGGCACTTATTAATTTCAAACTCAAACATCCGGCCAACATCATTCCCTGGGGCGATGCTCCTGATACCAGCATGGATTGGTTTGGACTCACGGATGGTGAATATTGGCTGGATGTAAACAAAGCCACTCTTTATGAATATACCCGGGAAGTATTATCCGGTAACCACGTCAACGACTCTTGTTATGTCGATTACCCAATAGCCCGCTTACTGGAAGACTGGACAAGCATATTTGAATCCATTGCCGAACCTGTTCCGGATGCCTTTTACACCATTGCACAGAGCAATAACTATCTATACAGGTTTTATGAAGCAGCTCAGAATTGGTTCGATAACCTGTCGCAAGATCCTTCCATTGATGCCAATGCCCATTACGATAGTTACGACAAAGCCATTGAATGGATATATAGCAGAACACTTACCGCTATGCACTTAACAAGCGGACCGGGCATCAGTTTTTTCAGAAACAGGAATAACATTTCTATTGTCTGGAAAGCAGACCACCTCACAGAGAACAACATTCCCGTATGGACAGCTCAGGACGGGGAAGTGGCAATGGAATATGCAACATTCATCCATGAAATAGAAGATTTTGGCCACCGCTTCTTTACGGCAATGGATGCACAGGTTCAGATAGCAGTAGAAAAAAACTGGGGCACTACCCAAGTCAATAAAGAACGATTAATACAGGAACAGCAGGAAAGAAGGGCTGGATTTCAACAGAAATTATCCATCTTAAACGGCCAGCCCACTAAACATACAGAGTGGAATGTAATCAACTCGATGATAACAAAAATGTTTAGTTAG
- a CDS encoding aldo/keto reductase, with translation MYNGAGGQLLAILPGAVVDSSPIQALRVLLIFEFYNFLFVFRNVFLLYMVNFVNPEGLLVGNSGCINNDSLNTVTKNEYNMKYITIGGLEVSRIGLGAMSMSAYYSPTERNDEESIRTIHRAIEMGVTHIDTAEIYGPYMNEELVGQAIKGRRSQVVIATKFGLVSHAGGGAGVIDSKPENIRKAVEGSLKRLGTDYIDLYYQHRVDPKTPIEDTIGALAQLIAEGKIKHIGLSEAGVETIRRAHAVHPITALQSEYSLWARDLELAILPLLRELGIGLVPYSPLGRGFLTGTITSREQISDDDWRKSNPRFSAENFTHNLQTVEEVKAVATEVNATPGQVALAWLLAQGEDIAPIPGTKRVNRVEENSAADSVVLSSEQVERLKNISAVGERYSAGDMSTIEK, from the coding sequence TTGTATAATGGAGCAGGGGGACAATTGTTGGCTATACTGCCTGGTGCAGTGGTCGATAGCAGTCCAATACAGGCATTAAGAGTGTTACTCATCTTTGAATTTTATAATTTTCTCTTTGTTTTCCGTAATGTTTTTCTGTTGTACATGGTGAACTTTGTAAACCCGGAAGGGTTGTTAGTAGGGAATAGTGGTTGCATCAATAACGACTCATTGAATACAGTTACTAAAAATGAATACAATATGAAATACATTACAATTGGGGGGCTTGAGGTTTCGCGTATTGGTCTTGGGGCAATGTCTATGTCGGCTTATTATAGTCCTACGGAGCGTAATGATGAGGAGTCTATCCGTACTATTCATCGTGCCATTGAAATGGGCGTCACTCATATTGATACTGCTGAAATATACGGCCCGTATATGAATGAAGAATTGGTAGGGCAAGCCATAAAAGGCCGTAGAAGCCAGGTGGTCATTGCAACAAAATTTGGGCTTGTTTCTCATGCCGGAGGAGGTGCGGGTGTAATAGATAGCAAGCCTGAGAACATACGTAAAGCGGTAGAGGGTTCTTTGAAAAGGCTTGGTACAGATTATATTGATCTGTATTATCAACATCGTGTAGATCCGAAAACACCTATAGAGGATACCATAGGAGCTTTAGCCCAACTGATAGCAGAAGGAAAGATAAAACATATCGGATTATCGGAAGCGGGCGTTGAAACTATCCGTCGCGCACATGCTGTTCACCCCATTACTGCTTTGCAAAGCGAGTACTCGCTTTGGGCGCGTGATCTGGAGTTGGCCATACTTCCTTTGTTAAGAGAGCTTGGCATTGGGTTAGTTCCTTATTCGCCGCTGGGGCGTGGTTTTCTTACAGGCACCATCACTTCTCGTGAACAAATTTCAGATGACGATTGGAGAAAGAGCAACCCGCGGTTTTCGGCAGAAAACTTTACACATAATCTACAAACGGTGGAGGAGGTAAAAGCTGTTGCAACCGAAGTGAATGCTACTCCGGGACAGGTAGCCCTGGCATGGTTACTGGCGCAAGGTGAAGATATTGCACCTATTCCGGGTACAAAACGTGTTAACCGGGTGGAAGAAAATAGTGCAGCTGATAGTGTTGTGCTGAGTAGTGAGCAGGTGGAGAGATTAAAAAATATATCTGCTGTGGGTGAAAGGTATTCAGCAGGGGATATGTCCACAATAGAAAAATAG
- a CDS encoding helix-turn-helix domain-containing protein → MQQKPDTHCINNISQLMRELGLPAPLHPLVAFVNYKEVPLETLEKGKKISIDFYKISFKPSFKGHTRYGQGYYDFEEGGLAFLKPKQVVFTPEDTDSYTGYALYFHPDFVRNYPLGKSLHQYGFFSYDVAEALFLSAKEKEIIEHLFQAIANELKTNIDQFSQDVLVSQIELLLNYSNRFYNRQFLTRKAVNHEIIASLDQLLNTYFDQNSGLKKGLPTVTYISASLHVSQRYLSDMLRSLTGLNTQQYIQNTVIEKAKEQLSATSLSVSEIAYTLGFEHPQSFSKLFKIKTNQSPLEFRAAFNP, encoded by the coding sequence ATGCAACAGAAGCCAGACACTCATTGTATCAATAATATATCCCAGCTTATGCGTGAACTGGGGCTTCCCGCCCCGTTACACCCACTTGTTGCATTTGTGAACTATAAAGAGGTACCGCTGGAAACGCTGGAAAAGGGCAAAAAGATAAGCATTGATTTTTATAAAATATCCTTTAAGCCTTCCTTTAAGGGACATACAAGATACGGGCAGGGTTATTACGATTTTGAAGAAGGTGGACTGGCCTTTCTAAAACCTAAACAAGTTGTTTTTACACCGGAAGATACCGATAGCTATACCGGCTACGCATTATACTTTCATCCCGATTTTGTTCGAAACTATCCATTGGGTAAATCCCTGCATCAATATGGATTCTTCTCCTATGATGTTGCCGAAGCGTTGTTTTTGTCTGCAAAGGAGAAAGAGATCATTGAGCATTTATTTCAGGCGATAGCCAATGAATTAAAAACCAATATAGACCAGTTCAGCCAGGACGTACTGGTTTCGCAGATTGAATTATTACTGAATTACAGTAATCGCTTTTACAACCGTCAATTTCTTACAAGAAAAGCGGTCAATCATGAAATTATCGCTTCTTTAGATCAGCTGCTCAACACGTATTTTGATCAAAACAGCGGCTTAAAGAAAGGGCTGCCTACGGTAACCTACATTAGTGCATCCCTGCATGTATCCCAGCGTTACCTGAGTGATATGCTGCGTTCTTTAACAGGCCTGAACACACAACAATATATCCAGAACACAGTGATAGAAAAAGCTAAGGAACAACTATCTGCCACTTCCCTATCCGTTAGTGAAATTGCTTATACATTGGGCTTTGAGCATCCGCAATCATTCAGCAAGCTGTTTAAAATAAAAACCAACCAAAGCCCTTTGGAGTTTAGAGCCGCCTTTAACCCCTGA